In Ananas comosus cultivar F153 linkage group 10, ASM154086v1, whole genome shotgun sequence, the following proteins share a genomic window:
- the LOC109716107 gene encoding putative disease resistance RPP13-like protein 1 codes for MPVLESIGLAALGWVASPLLKMLLDEGFASLGINAEKKLDEMEKTVLPVLKSVIEKAEDSAQDSAPRSEVEGWLQRLKDAYDGAEDALDLLRYDRLRRKAAAAARRSSGKRPTYNPVRSSSFFHVPKPVKWVIKGGRDMLSLQKIKLKRRLNKLKNIAGEAKELSTLLGAQPETADSRQTIAVPPQEVFGRDEDREDIIRRLKTEPAAAIRGTGSSSGIPIIAIVGRPGVGKTALAQYVFDQLRSELGDRQHFDLVMWVYASCNSNASEIMKEIIQRASIAGEPQDLGNLSSPEALRLKMNEKLNGKKFLLVIDDVWCDGEDHENSWKTLRCLSKCCCLPGSKILVTSQTDDAPRKIAAAVGAPVEHIVPLEDMEENYFSDLFIHYALPSGEINSRLRKDLEEKCKTIAKKLNKDPTAAEMVGKTIATEMARLFRSQGNLHAYLERIAQKDWSDDKTKAMMWGYRHLPAHLQRCFSYCSMYPKGYEFEALELVHLWIAQGFIKPDDQNKRMEDVGKGYLEKLVSSFYIQPHNRIHYSSGTYKIVRYYKLHELLYDLAEKVTRNYCVRIEGNRQSEIPSTIRHLCIPANKLNENKEEICKLKKLRTLIVTKGESVTSKEQVATDISNSLKKFSLKKLRVLVLELNLENLAKVISGMKHLRVLQVSSTSEFVLPESVCTLYQLQVLRIKSASSLPKRLNNLVSLRYLEANSDIISAIPDVGKLTSLQGLENFPVRKEKGYELEQLQNLNELRGCLRIANLENVESKESAIAANLKEKKHLDMLQLVWRDGEDNVNSNLDVEILEGLQLPPYLTSLMLDGYRGRSCPSWPEYQTRNIQKLALRRCGMLEELSRMDQNYPSCGSLELSHLSKLKALHALPPQLTILIIENTPSLVFVTKEDLHMSPADKRSIIEVMRKRMRKWFSHQYQESLLNDEKEMMNCIASMNDSNNNEASSAEHNKSVPAADVAITDDWERWLEIHERKMELIYNRQNEAKLLLPSTLTELWLKGCNITNRALSASLQTLTSLTRLSLEEIRTVTCLPSEDVLGKLTSLQAIILRECWAVTSLGGMGSLPCLRDLFLFGCPCLDSETTFLPSSLEIVTFASCADVDVILANADLPCLSDLMITHCRMRTALLQFGDLRSLRSLSIRHCPGLLSSVDVQELHSLEFLILHNCSNLEAVMNLPRSLKSLAIHGCPILEKESVEIDPLSGRRMLNGIPVEDSFEHAP; via the coding sequence ATGCCAGTACTAGAATCGATCGGATTAGCGGCGCTGGGATGGGTGGCGTCTCCACTCTTGAAGATGCTGCTCGACGAAGGCTTCGCCAGCTTAGGCATCAACGCGGAGAAGAAGCTGGACGAGATGGAGAAGACCGTCCTCCCGGTGCTGAAATCGGTGATCGAGAAAGCGGAAGACAGCGCGCAAGACAGCGCGCCCCGGAGCGAGGTGGAGGGCTGGCTGCAGAGGCTGAAAGACGCCTACGACGGCGCGGAGGACGCGCTGGACCTCCTCCGCTACGACCGCCTCAGAcgcaaggcggcggcggccgcaaGGAGGAGCAGTGGTAAGAGGCCAACTTATAATCCGGTAcgttcttcttccttttttcacGTACCAAAACCTGTGAAATGGGTGATAAAAGGCGGCCGGGACATGCTGTCGCTTCAAAAGATCAAGCTGAAGCGAAGGCTGAACAAGCTGAAAAACATCGCCGGAGAAGCCAAGGAACTCAGCACTTTGTTAGGCGCCCAGCCTGAGACAGCAGACAGCAGGCAGACCATCGCAGTGCCTCCCCAGGAAGTGTTCGGCCGCGACGAAGATCGCGAAGACATCATTCGGCGTTTGAAAACAGAACCTGCAGCAGCAATTCGCGGGACTGGATCATCATCGGGCATCCCTATAATTGCCATAGTTGGTCGCCCGGGGGTCGGGAAGACTGCTCTTGCACAGTACGTCTTTGACCAGTTGAGGAGCGAACTAGGCGACAGACAACATTTTGATCTCGTCATGTGGGTCTACGCATCTTGCAATTCCAACGCATCCGAAATTATGAAAGAGATCATACAACGGGCTTCTATTGCAGGTGAGCCTCAAGATCTTGGTAACCTTAGCTCGCCTGAAGCGCTGCGGCTGAAAATGAACGAAAAGCTGAACGGGAAGAAGTTCCTGCTCGTGATAGATGATGTTTGGTGCGACGGGGAAGACCACGAGAATAGTTGGAAAACACTAAGATGTTTAAGCAAATGTTGTTGTTTGCCGGGGAGCAAGATTTTAGTTACGTCTCAGACGGACGATGCGCCGAGAAAGattgctgctgctgttggtgCTCCTGTAGAACACATTGTCCCGTTGGAAGATATGGAAGAGAATTACTTTTCGGATCTTTTCATTCACTACGCATTGCCTAGCGGGGAAATCAATTCTCGCTTGAGAAAAGATTTAGAAGAGAAATGCAAGACAATTGCTAAGAAGTTGAACAAGGACCCTACGGCGGCCGAGATGGTCGGCAAGACGATCGCTACGGAGATGGCTCGCCTCTTTCGTTCACAAGGTAATTTGCATGCATATTTGGAAAGGATTGCACAAAAGGACTGGTCTGACGACAAAACCAAAGCAATGATGTGGGGTTATCGGCATTTGCCTGCACATCTTCAGCGTTGCTTCTCGTACTGTAGCATGTATCCTAAAGGCTACGAGTTCGAAGCTTTAGAACTGGTCCATCTCTGGATAGCGCAAGGTTTTATCAAGCCGGATGATCAGAATAAGAGAATGGAGGATGTAGGCAAAGGTTACCTTGAAAAGCTGGTGTCCAGTTTCTACATTCAGCCTCATAACAGAATCCACTACTCCTCTGGGACATATAAGATTGTCCGCTACTATAAGTTGCATGAATTGTTGTATGATCTAGCAGAAAAGGTTACTCGCAATTATTGTGTTAGAATAGAAGGTAATCGTCAAAGCGAGATCCCGTCAACTATTCGCCATCTGTGCATACCGGCTAACAAACTGAACGAGAATAAGGAGGAAATTTGCAAACTAAAGAAACTCCGCACCCTAATAGTCACTAAAGGAGAAAGCGTCACCTCAAAAGAACAAGTTGCGACCGACATCTCCAACAGCTTAAAAAAATTCAGCTTAAAAAAATTGCGCGTGCTGGTTTTGGAGTTAAATCTAGAAAATTTGGCAAAGGTTATAAGTGGAATGAAGCACCTTCGCGTCCTACAAGTATCAAGTACTAGTGAGTTTGTGTTGCCGGAGTCGGTGTGTACTCTGTATCAGTTACAAGTGCTGCGAATAAAAAGCGCTAGCTCGCTTCCTAAGCGTCTTAATAACTTGGTTAGCTTGAGGTATCTAGAGGCAAATTCTGATATAATTTCGGCGATACCTGACGTTGGCAAGTTAACTTCCTTGCAAGGCCTAGAAAATTTTCCGGTGAGAAAGGAAAAAGGATATGAGCTAGAGCAACTACAGAACTTGAATGAGCTTCGAGGATGCTTGCGTATTGCTAATCTTGAGAATGTTGAGAGCAAGGAGAGTGCCATTGCAGCcaatttgaaagaaaagaagcatCTTGATATGCTCCAGTTGGTATGGCGCGATGGTGAGGACAATGTAAATTCTAATTTGGATGTTGAAATTCTCGAGGGCCTCCAATTGCCTCCCTATCTTACCAGCCTGATGTTAGATGGGTACCGAGGACGGTCATGTCCGTCTTGGCCCGAATATCAAACACGCAATATTCAAAAACTTGCGCTGAGGAGGTGTGGAATGCTTGAAGAGCTCTCGCGAATGGACCAGAATTACCCTTCTTGCGGATCACTTGAGCTCTCGCATCTTTCTAAACTTAAAGCATTACATGCCCTTCCCCCACAGCTTACAATACTCATAATAGAAAATACACCGTCTCTCGTCTTTGTAACAAAAGAAGACCTGCATATGAGCCCAGCCGACAAGAGATCCATAATAGAGGTCATGAGGAAAAGGATGCGGAAATGGTTTTCCCACCAATATCAAGAGTCCTTACTCAACGatgaaaaagaaatgatgaattGCATAGCCTCAATGAATGACTCCAACAATAATGAAGCTAGCTCTGCAGAGCATAATAAGAGTGTGCCTGCCGCCGACGTGGCTATTACCGATGACTGGGAGAGATGGTTGGAGATTCACGAGCGAAAGATGGAATTGATTTACAACAGACAAAATGAGGCCAAATTGCTTCTGCCCTCTACCCTTACCGAGCTCTGGCTTAAGGGATGCAACATTACTAACCGCGCATTGTCGGCAAGCCTACAAACTCTTACCTCCCTCACCCGCTTGTCGCTAGAAGAGATCAGAACAGTAACCTGTCTGCCATCTGAAGATGTCCTCGGCAAGTTAACATCACTCCAAGCTATAATTCTGCGAGAGTGCTGGGCCGTCACTTCGCTGGGTGGTATGGGATCCCTCCCTTGTCTCAGAGATCTCTTTCTATTTGGATGCCCCTGCTTGGACAGTGAAACTACTTTCCTGCCGTCATCGTTGGAGATTGTCACTTTTGCATCTTGTGCAGATGTAGATGTAATCCTAGCCAATGCAGATTTGCCATGTCTATCTGATCTTATGATTACTCATTGTCGTATGCGAACAGCATTGTTACAGTTTGGCGACCTCCGATCTCTTCGCTCCTTGAGTATTAGGCATTGTCCTGGGCTCTTATCCTCGGTGGATGTGCAGGAACTGCACTCTCTAGAATTTCTCATTCTGCATAACTGCTCGAATCTGGAGGCAGTGATGAATTTGCCCAGGTCACTCAAGAGTTTAGCAATACACGGATGTCCGATTTTAGAGAAGGAATCCGTAGAAATTGACCCCCTTTCGGGCAGGCGTATGCTCAACGGCATCCCTGTAGAAGACAGCTTCGAACATGCTCCGTAA